One segment of Brassica napus cultivar Da-Ae chromosome C3, Da-Ae, whole genome shotgun sequence DNA contains the following:
- the LOC125584329 gene encoding uncharacterized protein LOC125584329 isoform X3 has translation MALHLLLVLSSYMFLTQVVEGNLDDFDCVDIYKQPAFQHPLLKHHKIQFATVETVLDGSIYRGAQANISLHSLNLQENQYSKSQIWLENGPRNELNSIQVGWAVHPRLYGDTRTRFTMYWTADGYKNSGCYNIQCPGFVIVTQIPWIGKAFSRTSIYGSNESVSFTPQVFQDGISGNWGLKILNEVIGYWPKELFTHLNKGASLIRFGGNTFMSPDGISPPMGNGYFPVIDFQKSSYFLHVKVKNSNYQLVDIEDGKTRRYSDSYQCYRLTYWGYFKSNGVSFSFGGPGGDCGT, from the exons ATGGCTTTACATCTACTCCTCGTTCTATCTTCTTATATGTTTTTAACGCAAGTGGTTGAAGGAAACCTTGAT GATTTTGATTGTGTTGATATATACAAACAACCAGCTTTCCAACATCCATTGCTCAAACACCATAAGATTCAG TTTGCAACAGtcgagaccgttttggatgggAGCATCTATCGAGGAGCACAAGCTAACATAAGTCTTCATAGCTTAAATCTGCAGGAAAACCAGTACAGTAAAAGTCAAATTTGGTTAGAGAATGGACCCCGTAATGAACTCAATAGCATTCAAGTTGGTTGGGCA gtACATCCAAGATTGTATGGTGACACTCGCACGAGATTTACAATGTATTGGACC GCGGATGGTTATAAAAACTCGGGATGCTATAACATACAATGTCCTGGCTTTGTTATTGTAACTCAAATTCCTTGGATTGGAAAAGCGTTTTCTAGAACCTCTATTTATGGTAGTAATGAATCAGTTTCTTTCACACCGCAAGTATTTCAG GATGGCATAAGTGGAAACTGGggattaaaaatactcaacgaAGTAATTGGTTACTGGCCCAAAGAATTATTCACACATTTAAACAAAGGAGCATCTTTAATACGTTTTGGAGGAAACACATTTATGTCTCCGGATGGAATTAGTCCTCCAATGGGAAATGGGTATTTTCCGGTTATCGACTTTCAGAAAAGTTCATATTTTCTACATGTCAAAGTTAAGAACTCGAACTATCAATTAGTTGATATTGAAGACGGGAAAACAAGACGTTATTCAGATTCGTACCAGTGTTATAGATTAACGTATTGGGGTTATTTCAAGTCGAATGGAGTGTCCTTCTCCTTTGGAGGTCCAGGCGGAGACTGTGGTACTTGA
- the LOC125584329 gene encoding uncharacterized protein LOC125584329 isoform X1, which produces MALHLLLVLSSYMFLTQVVEGNLDDFDCVDIYKQPAFQHPLLKHHKIQEIFNLDEILDRKNEYETNYQSCPKGTVSILKQINGTKSVHLDTVEYPGQHFATVETVLDGSIYRGAQANISLHSLNLQENQYSKSQIWLENGPRNELNSIQVGWAVHPRLYGDTRTRFTMYWTADGYKNSGCYNIQCPGFVIVTQIPWIGKAFSRTSIYGSNESVSFTPQVFQDGISGNWGLKILNEVIGYWPKELFTHLNKGASLIRFGGNTFMSPDGISPPMGNGYFPVIDFQKSSYFLHVKVKNSNYQLVDIEDGKTRRYSDSYQCYRLTYWGYFKSNGVSFSFGGPGGDCGT; this is translated from the exons ATGGCTTTACATCTACTCCTCGTTCTATCTTCTTATATGTTTTTAACGCAAGTGGTTGAAGGAAACCTTGAT GATTTTGATTGTGTTGATATATACAAACAACCAGCTTTCCAACATCCATTGCTCAAACACCATAAGATTCAG GAAATTTTCAACCTGGATGAAATTCTTGATAGAAAAAATGAATATGAAACGAATTATCAAAGTTGTCCAAAAGGAACAGTGTCaatcttaaaacaaataaatggaACTAAGAGCGTTCATCTTGACACAGTCGAGTATCCGGGCCAACAC TTTGCAACAGtcgagaccgttttggatgggAGCATCTATCGAGGAGCACAAGCTAACATAAGTCTTCATAGCTTAAATCTGCAGGAAAACCAGTACAGTAAAAGTCAAATTTGGTTAGAGAATGGACCCCGTAATGAACTCAATAGCATTCAAGTTGGTTGGGCA gtACATCCAAGATTGTATGGTGACACTCGCACGAGATTTACAATGTATTGGACC GCGGATGGTTATAAAAACTCGGGATGCTATAACATACAATGTCCTGGCTTTGTTATTGTAACTCAAATTCCTTGGATTGGAAAAGCGTTTTCTAGAACCTCTATTTATGGTAGTAATGAATCAGTTTCTTTCACACCGCAAGTATTTCAG GATGGCATAAGTGGAAACTGGggattaaaaatactcaacgaAGTAATTGGTTACTGGCCCAAAGAATTATTCACACATTTAAACAAAGGAGCATCTTTAATACGTTTTGGAGGAAACACATTTATGTCTCCGGATGGAATTAGTCCTCCAATGGGAAATGGGTATTTTCCGGTTATCGACTTTCAGAAAAGTTCATATTTTCTACATGTCAAAGTTAAGAACTCGAACTATCAATTAGTTGATATTGAAGACGGGAAAACAAGACGTTATTCAGATTCGTACCAGTGTTATAGATTAACGTATTGGGGTTATTTCAAGTCGAATGGAGTGTCCTTCTCCTTTGGAGGTCCAGGCGGAGACTGTGGTACTTGA
- the LOC125584329 gene encoding uncharacterized protein LOC125584329 isoform X2 has product MALHLLLVLSSYMFLTQVVEGNLDDFDCVDIYKQPAFQHPLLKHHKIQEIFNLDEILDRKNEYETNYQSCPKGTVSILKQINGTKSVHLDTVEYPGQHFATVETVLDGSIYRGAQANISLHSLNLQENQYSKSQIWLENGPRNELNSIQVGWAVHPRLYGDTRTRFTMYWTDGISGNWGLKILNEVIGYWPKELFTHLNKGASLIRFGGNTFMSPDGISPPMGNGYFPVIDFQKSSYFLHVKVKNSNYQLVDIEDGKTRRYSDSYQCYRLTYWGYFKSNGVSFSFGGPGGDCGT; this is encoded by the exons ATGGCTTTACATCTACTCCTCGTTCTATCTTCTTATATGTTTTTAACGCAAGTGGTTGAAGGAAACCTTGAT GATTTTGATTGTGTTGATATATACAAACAACCAGCTTTCCAACATCCATTGCTCAAACACCATAAGATTCAG GAAATTTTCAACCTGGATGAAATTCTTGATAGAAAAAATGAATATGAAACGAATTATCAAAGTTGTCCAAAAGGAACAGTGTCaatcttaaaacaaataaatggaACTAAGAGCGTTCATCTTGACACAGTCGAGTATCCGGGCCAACAC TTTGCAACAGtcgagaccgttttggatgggAGCATCTATCGAGGAGCACAAGCTAACATAAGTCTTCATAGCTTAAATCTGCAGGAAAACCAGTACAGTAAAAGTCAAATTTGGTTAGAGAATGGACCCCGTAATGAACTCAATAGCATTCAAGTTGGTTGGGCA gtACATCCAAGATTGTATGGTGACACTCGCACGAGATTTACAATGTATTGGACC GATGGCATAAGTGGAAACTGGggattaaaaatactcaacgaAGTAATTGGTTACTGGCCCAAAGAATTATTCACACATTTAAACAAAGGAGCATCTTTAATACGTTTTGGAGGAAACACATTTATGTCTCCGGATGGAATTAGTCCTCCAATGGGAAATGGGTATTTTCCGGTTATCGACTTTCAGAAAAGTTCATATTTTCTACATGTCAAAGTTAAGAACTCGAACTATCAATTAGTTGATATTGAAGACGGGAAAACAAGACGTTATTCAGATTCGTACCAGTGTTATAGATTAACGTATTGGGGTTATTTCAAGTCGAATGGAGTGTCCTTCTCCTTTGGAGGTCCAGGCGGAGACTGTGGTACTTGA
- the LOC106438197 gene encoding UDP-glycosyltransferase 74F2-like, protein MEQKRGHVLAVPYPTQGHITPIRQFCKRLISKGLETTLTLTTFVFNSIKPDPSSPISIATISDGYDQGCESPYTIHEYLQNFKTFGSRTIADIIRKHQTSDNPITCMVYDAFIPWALDVAREFGIAAAPFFTQSCAVNYVYYLSYINHGSLKLPVEDLPFLELQDLPSFLSVSGSYPAFLEMVLQQFTNFEKADFVLINTFQELELHEKELLAKVCHVLTVGPTVPSMYIDQRIKSDTDYDLNLFDSKDSTFCISWLNTRPQGSVVYVAFGSIAKLNNVQMEELASAVRNFSFMWVVRDSEEDKLPSGFLETMDKDKSLVLKWSPQLEVLSNKAIGCFLTHCGWNSTMEALAFGVPMVAMPQWTDQPMNANYIQDVWKVGVSVKIDNESGIAKREEIEFSIKEVMEGEKSKEMKENAKKWRDLAIKSLSEGGSTDINIDAFVSKVLNK, encoded by the exons atggagcagAAGAGAGGACATGTATTGGCAGTGCCATACCCAACGCAAGGACACATCACACCAATCCGCCAATTCTGTAAACGACTCATCTCTAAAGGTCTCGAAACTACTCTCACTCTCACCACTTTTGTCTTCAACTCCATCAAACCAGATCCATCTAGTCCAATCTCCATTGCCACCATCTCCGACGGCTATGACCAGGGCTGCGAGTCACCTTACACCATCCACGAATACCTCCAAAACTTCAAAACCTTCGGCTCCAGAACCATTGCAGACATCATCCGCAAACACCAGACAAGTGATAATCCCATCACTTGTATGGTCTACGATGCTTTCATTCCATGGGCACTCGACGTTGCCCGAGAGTTTGGTATAGCTGCGGCTCCTTTCTTTACGCAGTCTTGTGCTGTTAACTACGTTTACTATCTTTCTTACATAAACCATGGAAGCTTGAAGCTTCCCGTTGAAGACTTGCCTTTTCTTGAGCTTCAAGATTTGCCTTCTTTTTTATCTGTTTCTGGATCTTACCCTGCTTTCCTTGAGATGGTGCTCCAACAGTTTACAAACTTTGAAAAAGCTGATTTTGTACTCATTAACACCTTCCAAGAGTTGGAGCTTCAT GAGAAGGAGTTGTTGGCGAAAGTTTGTCATGTGTTGACAGTTGGTCCGACTGTTCCATCAATGTATATAGACCAAAGGATCAAATCAGACACAGACTACGATCTGAATCTCTTTGATTCGAAAGACTCTACCTTCTGCATTAGCTGGCTGAACACAAGGCCACAAGGGTCTGTGGTGTATGTAGCATTTGGGAGCATTGCTAAACTGAACAATGTGCAGATGGAGGAGCTTGCTTCAGCAGTTAGAAACTTCAGCTTCATGTGGGTTGTCAGAGATTCAGAAGAGGATAAACTACCATCAGGGTTTCTTGAGACAATGGATAAGGACAAGAGCTTGGTCTTGAAATGGAGTCCTCAACTTGAAGTTCTGTCAAACAAAGCCATTGGTTGTTTCTTAACTCATTGTGGCTGGAACTCAACTATGGAGGCATTAGCCTTTGGGGTTCCCATGGTGGCTATGCCTCAGTGGACTGATCAACCTATGAATGCAAATTACATACAAGATGTGTGGAAGGTTGGAGTTAGTGTGAAGATAGACAATGAGAGTGGGATTGCCAAGAGAGAGGAGATTGAGTTTAGCATTAAGGAAGTGATGGAAGGAGAGAAGAGCAAAGAGATGAAGGAGAATGCGAAGAAATGGAGAGACTTGGCTATCAAGTCACTCAGTGAAGGAGGCTCTACAGATATTAACATTGACGCATTTGTATCAAAGGTTCTGAACAAATAA
- the LOC106443631 gene encoding probable polygalacturonase At2g43860 produces the protein MVYKTSCLLLPLALVFLDFIITSSLAKPIPTTFINVLTYGAKPDGSTDSTKAFLAAWQVACASVNPTTIIVPKGRFLVGNLVFQGKKCTDTPISIRIAGSLIAPEDYRIVASSEQWIWFESVTDVSIYGGILDAQGSGLWNCKNNGGSNCPTGAKTLLFSGSNNININGLTSINSQKFHIVINSCNNVNIDGVKVSADANSPNTDGIHIQSSHLVSITNSRIGTGDDCISIGPGSTHVSIQGIQCGPGHGISIGSLGIAEEEQGVENVTVSNVDFTATSNGVRIKTWAKNSKSFARNIVFQHINMKMVKNPIIIDQRYCFYKPCPEQESGVEVSNVRYEDIHGTSSTDVAVKLDCSKEKPCTGIVMDNVNLALQLVNQPAQASCSNANGLANDVVIPFTPCLKRDILMT, from the exons atggtttataaaacatcatgtcttcttcttcctttggcTCTCGTATTTCTTGATTTCATCATAACCTCATCATTAGCCAAACCTATTCCAACCACATTCATCAACGTCTTAACTTACGGAGCTAAACCAGATGGCTCAACAGACTCAACCAAAGCCTTCTTAGCCGCGTGGCAAGTCGCTTGTGCCTCTGTTAATCCTACAACTATTATCGTACCAAAAGGACGGTTCTTGGTCGGAAACCTTGTATTCCAAGGCAAGAAATGTACGGATACTCCAATATCTATTCGTATAGCCGGATCATTGATTGCTCCCGAAGATTATAGAATTGTCGCAAGCTCAGAACAGTGGATCTGGTTCGAGAGTGTCACTGATGTTTCAATATATGGTGGGATACTTGACGCGCAAGGTTCTGGTTTGTGGAATTGCAAGAACAATGGTGGTAGCAATTGCCCTACCGGTGCCAAG ACTTTGTTGTTTAGTGGGTCGAATAACATCAATATCAACGGTTTAACGTCGATAAACAGCCAGAAATTCCATATAGTTATCAACAGTTGCAATAACGTGAACATTGACGGCGTTAAAGTTTCTGCTGATGCTAATAGCCCTAACACTGATGGGATTCACATCCAATCATCTCACTTAGTTAGTATCACTAACTCAAGAATTGGAACCGGCGACGATTGCATCTCCATAGGTCCAGGATCTACTCATGTTTCCATACAAGGCATCCAATGCGGTCCAGGCCACGGAATCAG TATCGGAAGTCTTGGGATAGCAGAGGAAGAACAAGGCGTGGAGAATGTGACAGTGAGTAACGTGGATTTCACGGCAACTAGTAATGGAGTTAGGATCAAGACATGGGCGAAAAACAGCAAGAGTTTCGCTAGAAACATCGTTTTTCAGCATATTAATATGAAGATGGTCAAGAACCCGATCATCATAGACCAACGCTATTGTTTTTACAAACCTTGCCCTGAACAG GAGTCTGGAGTTGAAGTATCAAATGTGAGATATGAAGATATACACGGGACATCGAGTACGGATGTGGCGGTTAAGTTGGATTGCAGTAAGGAGAAACCCTGTACCGGTATTGTAATGGACAATGTGAATCTCGCCTTGCAACTGGTGAACCAACCGGCTCAGGCTTCTTGTAGTAATGCAAACGGATTAGCTAATGATGTCGTCATCCCGTTTACTCCTTGTCTGAAAAGAGACATACTTATGACATGA